One Neisseria sicca genomic region harbors:
- a CDS encoding RnfABCDGE type electron transport complex subunit B: protein MPTDLQAINRLLPQTQCRECGYQGCLPYAQALLNEDAPVNLCAPGGEAVMVDIAALLGKPRVAPVKTQPKAVALIDEAACIGCTACIRACPVDAIMGASKFMHTVISDECTGCGLCLPPCPVDCIDMIPSEQEYLPTARSLSRSSEARFAAAEHAQSRFDWHTERKARDEAERKAMLAEREAAVKAKQAQIQAETQAAAKPAFNPMDLIAKAMAKAQSQQDKLVASDNREAFKNRQIEEAKERAELRRAQRDVKYGNEEEKAAALAYLRRYKAEQEAAKEIR from the coding sequence ATGCCGACCGACCTTCAAGCCATCAACCGCCTGCTGCCGCAAACTCAGTGCCGAGAATGCGGCTATCAAGGCTGCCTGCCTTATGCACAAGCTTTGCTGAATGAGGATGCGCCTGTTAATTTGTGCGCGCCCGGAGGAGAGGCGGTGATGGTGGATATTGCCGCCTTATTGGGTAAGCCGCGCGTTGCACCGGTCAAAACGCAGCCCAAAGCCGTCGCCTTGATAGACGAAGCCGCCTGTATCGGCTGTACCGCCTGCATCCGCGCTTGCCCTGTCGATGCGATTATGGGCGCAAGCAAGTTTATGCACACTGTCATCAGCGACGAATGCACAGGCTGCGGACTCTGCCTCCCGCCTTGTCCGGTGGACTGTATCGACATGATACCTTCCGAACAGGAATACCTCCCCACCGCGCGCAGCCTGAGCCGTTCTTCCGAAGCGCGTTTCGCCGCCGCCGAACACGCGCAAAGCCGCTTTGATTGGCATACCGAACGCAAAGCGCGCGACGAGGCGGAACGCAAAGCCATGCTTGCCGAGCGCGAAGCCGCCGTTAAAGCCAAGCAGGCGCAAATTCAAGCCGAAACCCAAGCTGCCGCCAAACCTGCCTTCAATCCCATGGATTTGATTGCCAAAGCGATGGCGAAAGCCCAATCCCAACAAGACAAGCTGGTTGCTTCCGACAACCGCGAAGCATTCAAAAACCGACAAATCGAAGAGGCCAAAGAGCGCGCCGAATTGCGCCGCGCCCAACGCGATGTCAAATATGGCAACGAAGAAGAAAAAGCCGCCGCGCTTGCCTATCTGCGCCGTTACAAAGCAGAGCAAGAGGCAGCCAAAGAAATACGGTGA
- a CDS encoding NAD(P)-dependent oxidoreductase, with amino-acid sequence MSTNEYTQIGWIGLGQMGNPMVTRLLNAGIEVGVYNRSPDKTADLFNKGAKVYTSTIDLIRAYPVIFLMVSDFEAVRDILSEEVRKELAGKIIVNMSTIAPSENLAVKELVEAAGGQFAEAPVSGSVGPATNGTLLILFGGEESVLTPLQKVFSIVGKQTFHFGGVGKGSGAKLVLNSLLGIFGEAYSEAMLMAQQFGVDTDTIIEAISNSAMDSPMFQTKKSLWANREFPPAFALKHASKDLNLAVKELEQAGKSLPAVETVAENYRQAITAGYGEQDVAGVYLKLAER; translated from the coding sequence ATGTCAACAAACGAATACACGCAAATCGGCTGGATAGGCTTGGGTCAAATGGGTAATCCGATGGTAACGCGGCTTTTGAACGCTGGTATCGAAGTCGGTGTTTATAACCGTTCACCCGATAAAACCGCCGACCTTTTCAATAAAGGCGCGAAAGTGTACACAAGCACCATCGATCTTATCCGCGCTTATCCCGTTATTTTTCTGATGGTTTCCGACTTCGAGGCTGTACGCGATATTTTGAGTGAAGAGGTTCGCAAGGAGCTTGCGGGCAAAATTATTGTCAATATGAGCACTATTGCTCCGTCTGAAAATCTTGCCGTTAAAGAATTGGTCGAAGCTGCAGGCGGACAGTTTGCGGAAGCGCCTGTTTCCGGTTCGGTCGGTCCTGCTACCAATGGTACGTTGCTGATTTTGTTTGGTGGAGAAGAAAGTGTTTTAACGCCTCTGCAAAAAGTGTTTTCCATTGTCGGCAAACAAACTTTCCATTTCGGCGGGGTAGGGAAAGGTTCGGGTGCAAAACTCGTGCTCAACTCCCTGCTGGGTATTTTCGGCGAAGCATACAGCGAGGCTATGCTGATGGCTCAACAGTTTGGTGTCGATACGGATACCATCATCGAAGCCATCAGTAATTCCGCTATGGATTCGCCTATGTTCCAAACCAAAAAATCGCTGTGGGCAAACCGTGAATTCCCACCTGCCTTCGCACTCAAACACGCTTCCAAAGACCTTAATCTGGCGGTCAAAGAGCTGGAGCAAGCCGGTAAGTCGCTGCCTGCTGTCGAAACCGTTGCTGAAAATTACCGCCAAGCGATAACGGCAGGTTACGGAGAGCAAGACGTTGCCGGCGTTTATTTGAAATTGGCAGAACGTTAG
- a CDS encoding ATP phosphoribosyltransferase regulatory subunit, whose product MQSWQLPEHVADVLPTNARQLESAREQLLTLFRVHGYELVQPPLMEYSHSLLTHIDAGLSLKTILVVDQLSGRQLGIRADITPQVARIDAHLLSANQGINRLCYAGPVLHARPEGLLNMREPLQAGAEMYGFADIRADIELIDLMLKSMKIADMGEVLLSLGHIGVFRALSDAAHLDAEQSATLLALMQDKDTEAVEAQVKAWKLDGMWAKAFSLLPRLYGGREVLSAARERLPDLSAVGSALDELQAVCDAFPNQKVHIDLSELRVDNYHTGLLYAAYGSNFHDAVARGGRYDGLGEYFGRARPATGFSFDLRSFIGRLPAIERQPVVLVDADDAEAAREAVEALREQGQCVVVDYGIGHNASEEVAGRLKKSDGVWQVEKI is encoded by the coding sequence ATGCAATCTTGGCAGCTTCCCGAACATGTTGCCGATGTGTTGCCGACCAACGCCCGACAGTTGGAAAGCGCGCGAGAGCAGTTGTTAACTTTGTTCCGAGTGCACGGTTACGAGCTGGTACAGCCACCGCTGATGGAATACAGCCATTCCCTGCTGACGCACATTGACGCGGGTTTGTCTTTGAAAACCATTTTGGTGGTCGATCAGCTGAGCGGTCGGCAGTTGGGCATCCGCGCCGACATTACGCCGCAAGTGGCGCGTATCGATGCGCATCTTTTGTCCGCCAATCAAGGGATTAACCGATTGTGCTACGCAGGCCCTGTGTTGCACGCGCGACCGGAAGGTTTGCTCAATATGCGCGAACCTTTGCAGGCGGGAGCGGAGATGTATGGTTTCGCCGACATCCGAGCGGATATCGAGCTGATTGACTTGATGCTCAAAAGCATGAAGATTGCCGATATGGGCGAGGTTTTGCTGTCGCTGGGCCATATCGGCGTATTCCGCGCTTTGTCCGATGCGGCGCATTTGGATGCGGAGCAGTCCGCAACACTGCTTGCGTTGATGCAGGATAAAGATACCGAAGCGGTCGAAGCGCAGGTTAAGGCTTGGAAGCTGGACGGCATGTGGGCGAAAGCATTTTCGCTGCTGCCGCGTCTGTATGGCGGACGGGAAGTGTTGTCCGCCGCGCGTGAACGATTGCCTGATCTGTCGGCAGTCGGCAGCGCGTTGGACGAATTGCAGGCAGTGTGCGACGCATTCCCGAATCAGAAAGTCCATATCGACTTATCCGAACTGCGCGTCGACAATTATCACACGGGCTTGCTGTATGCGGCATACGGTTCCAATTTCCATGACGCGGTCGCTCGGGGCGGGCGTTATGACGGATTGGGCGAATATTTCGGCCGTGCGCGTCCGGCAACAGGATTCAGTTTCGACTTGCGCAGCTTTATCGGACGTTTGCCCGCCATTGAGCGGCAGCCCGTTGTGTTGGTTGATGCGGACGATGCCGAAGCGGCTCGCGAAGCAGTCGAAGCCCTGCGTGAACAAGGGCAGTGTGTCGTTGTCGACTACGGTATCGGACACAATGCTTCGGAAGAGGTTGCAGGTCGTCTGAAAAAGTCGGACGGCGTTTGGCAGGTTGAGAAAATTTAA
- a CDS encoding DUF2931 family protein, with product MKHKKTNILLGIVAAGYLSIALANIGLNGMIEGQGNPENAKGMTWGITMADAILVNATPENSSYLTLDAEAIDVSNKYSSDFYLQNGTVLRNFFGTGSIWGRGGYLGRTAEFDLLPERLTFTYSSQFENKFYQLDEALPTDKIRPMMAKSYRVFNNTVEDTEIPQYESPNDFELAVAPDGWVTLNLTNVFIRKELMSWQAKEIMPSVEEAAKHHFNEIWYYKVAGFHNQEERKEYLDRVRKEYPNFYHSYIDGPKKVSAEWYKQMQTKYPWNLEVEVDGGEWNGEYYMEFANTERWTAIGKERIEEEKNTMKAIPTYIKIWLIEKETGKRWGIRLHPFKTEEQEQNDYKIIYDDIRLNRLYRIFQQAFPGRTRVHNISTPSMNQFATLKLKFNDYFELIEAYIQKDGQKFVLPDAEIHQRYEINNTAYY from the coding sequence ATGAAACACAAGAAAACAAATATCCTTTTAGGAATAGTAGCAGCAGGCTACCTCAGTATTGCATTGGCAAATATAGGATTAAACGGAATGATTGAAGGCCAGGGCAACCCCGAGAATGCAAAAGGCATGACTTGGGGAATTACGATGGCAGATGCAATATTGGTTAACGCCACACCAGAAAATTCTTCATATTTAACATTGGATGCAGAAGCAATAGATGTATCAAATAAGTACAGTTCTGATTTTTATTTGCAGAACGGAACAGTATTGCGAAATTTCTTTGGTACGGGTTCTATATGGGGAAGAGGAGGGTATTTGGGAAGAACGGCAGAGTTTGATTTACTTCCCGAAAGGCTGACTTTTACCTATTCCTCTCAGTTTGAAAATAAATTTTATCAGTTGGATGAAGCCCTTCCAACCGACAAGATACGTCCTATGATGGCAAAAAGTTACAGGGTATTCAATAATACAGTAGAGGATACAGAAATTCCGCAATATGAATCTCCCAATGATTTTGAATTGGCTGTTGCTCCTGACGGCTGGGTGACGCTGAACCTTACCAATGTATTTATTCGCAAGGAATTGATGTCCTGGCAGGCAAAAGAAATCATGCCTTCTGTGGAAGAGGCTGCCAAACATCACTTCAATGAAATATGGTATTACAAAGTCGCAGGTTTTCACAATCAGGAAGAACGGAAAGAATATTTAGACAGAGTCCGTAAAGAATACCCCAATTTCTACCACTCTTATATTGATGGGCCCAAAAAGGTTAGTGCGGAGTGGTACAAACAGATGCAAACGAAATATCCATGGAATTTGGAAGTTGAAGTGGATGGGGGAGAATGGAACGGCGAATACTATATGGAATTCGCCAATACAGAGCGCTGGACAGCCATAGGTAAGGAGAGAATCGAAGAAGAGAAGAATACAATGAAGGCAATTCCGACTTACATCAAGATATGGTTGATCGAAAAGGAAACGGGTAAGCGGTGGGGTATTAGATTGCATCCATTTAAGACTGAAGAACAAGAGCAGAATGATTATAAAATTATATACGACGATATTCGGCTGAACAGGCTGTATAGAATATTTCAACAGGCGTTTCCTGGAAGGACTCGAGTGCATAATATTAGTACACCATCAATGAATCAGTTTGCTACTTTGAAATTGAAATTCAATGATTATTTTGAGTTGATAGAAGCATATATTCAAAAAGATGGACAAAAATTTGTATTGCCAGATGCTGAAATCCATCAACGTTACGAAATCAACAATACTGCTTATTACTAA
- a CDS encoding adenylosuccinate synthase, which produces MAKNVVVIGAQWGDEGKGKIVDWLAEETSGVVRFQGGHNAGHTLVVGGKKTILRLIPSGILHENLDCFIGSGVVVSPEALLGEIDELNAAGVKNVEGRLKIAPTCPLILPYHIALDQAREASRGKGKIGTTGRGIGPAYEDKVARRAIRVVDLLHPEKLREKLDAVLAYYNVQLQHLHNAEPVKAEDVMAVIEKVAPRITPMITDVSRVLNEKNKNGEKLLFEGAQGTLLDIDYGTYPFVTSSNCLAGAASAGAGVGPQMLDYVLGIVKAYTTRVGSGPFPTELFDEVGAGLAERGHEFGSVTGRARRCGWFDAATLKRSIQVNGISGMCITKLDVMDGIETINICVGYELPDGSKTDILPCGSDAVETCKPIYETMPGWSESTVGVKSYDALPANAKAYLKRIEEVCGAPVAIVSTGPDREETIVLHHPFA; this is translated from the coding sequence ATGGCTAAAAATGTTGTAGTAATCGGCGCCCAGTGGGGCGATGAAGGCAAAGGTAAAATCGTCGACTGGCTGGCGGAAGAAACCAGCGGTGTCGTGCGTTTCCAAGGCGGCCACAATGCGGGTCATACTTTGGTCGTCGGCGGCAAGAAAACCATTTTGCGCCTGATTCCGAGCGGCATCCTGCATGAAAACTTGGACTGCTTTATCGGTTCCGGCGTTGTCGTATCCCCCGAAGCATTGTTGGGCGAAATCGACGAGTTGAACGCAGCAGGCGTGAAAAACGTTGAAGGTCGTCTGAAAATCGCCCCGACCTGCCCGCTGATCCTGCCTTACCACATCGCGCTTGACCAAGCCCGCGAAGCATCGCGCGGCAAAGGCAAAATCGGCACGACCGGTCGCGGCATCGGCCCAGCCTACGAAGACAAAGTGGCACGCCGCGCCATCCGCGTCGTCGATTTGCTGCATCCTGAAAAACTGCGTGAAAAACTGGATGCCGTCCTTGCCTATTACAATGTTCAACTGCAACATCTGCACAATGCCGAGCCGGTGAAAGCGGAAGACGTGATGGCGGTTATCGAAAAAGTCGCGCCGCGCATTACGCCTATGATTACCGACGTATCCCGTGTGTTGAACGAGAAAAACAAAAACGGCGAAAAACTGCTGTTTGAAGGCGCGCAAGGTACGCTGTTGGACATCGATTACGGCACTTACCCCTTCGTTACCTCGTCCAACTGCCTCGCAGGAGCCGCTTCCGCAGGCGCGGGCGTAGGTCCGCAAATGCTGGATTATGTTTTGGGTATCGTCAAAGCCTATACCACGCGCGTCGGTTCAGGCCCGTTCCCAACTGAATTGTTTGACGAAGTAGGTGCGGGTTTGGCAGAGCGCGGACACGAATTCGGCTCCGTAACCGGTCGCGCACGCCGCTGCGGTTGGTTTGATGCCGCCACGTTGAAACGCTCCATCCAAGTCAACGGTATTTCCGGTATGTGTATCACCAAACTGGACGTGATGGACGGCATTGAAACCATCAATATCTGCGTCGGCTACGAATTGCCCGACGGCAGCAAAACTGACATCCTGCCTTGCGGTTCCGATGCGGTAGAAACCTGCAAGCCGATTTACGAAACCATGCCCGGCTGGAGCGAATCGACTGTCGGCGTGAAAAGCTACGACGCATTGCCTGCCAATGCCAAAGCATATTTGAAACGCATCGAAGAAGTCTGCGGCGCACCGGTAGCCATCGTCTCTACCGGCCCCGACCGCGAAGAAACCATCGTTTTGCATCATCCGTTCGCATAA